The Novosphingobium terrae genome has a window encoding:
- the nirB gene encoding nitrite reductase large subunit NirB, with protein sequence MTALHPIPTGRPEKLVVIGNGMAGCRAVEEILARDSKRYKVTIFGAEPRVNYNRIMLSPVLAGEKAFDDIVINSADWYTDNAITLISGDPVVSIDRAKQTVTAQSGRTEPYDRLLIATGSDPFIIPVPGKDLPGVVTFRDLDDVDKMLAAAEKGGHAVVIGGGLLGLEAAHGLALRGMDVTVLHLMPTLMERQLDEAAGWLLKSELERRGQTILTGADTAAILEKDGHVAGVRLKDGKDIPADIVVMAVGIRPSTGLARLAGLEVERGILVDDHMLTSDPAIMAVGECVQHRGQCYGLVAPLWEMCRSLADAATGAPSGYEGSVTSTKLKVSGIDLFSAGDFSGGEDCEDIVMRDASRGLYKRVIVKENRLVGAVLYGDTADGNWYFDLLKRGEDVSDIREALIFGQAFAMGGGASNDPHAAVAALSDDAEICGCNGVTKGMVVSTINGGACSLDAVRSQCKASASCGSCTGLVEGLLAIALGDEVKAGPKTLCKCTKFSHDDVRRLILEKELKAIPQVMQELHWTTPDGCASCRPALNYYLLCAWPGVYVDDQRSRFVNERMHANIQKDGTYSVVPRMWGGVTTPNELRAIADAADKYGARMVKVTGGQRLDLFGISKEDLPDIWADLNAAGMVSGHAYGKSLRTVKTCVGSEWCRFGTQDSTGLGIKTEQMTWGSWMPHKFKIAVSGCPRNCAEATIKDFGVICVDSGYELHVGGNGGIHLRGTDLLCKVATEQEALDVCAAFIQLYREQAWYLERTAPWIERVGLDHVKAGLFDDPEAVQHLAARFRYSQSFMQDDPWARRAKGEDAELHQHLAEFRPFPTMIKEAAE encoded by the coding sequence ATGACCGCCCTTCATCCCATCCCGACCGGCCGGCCCGAAAAGCTTGTGGTCATCGGCAACGGCATGGCCGGCTGCCGCGCCGTCGAGGAGATTCTCGCGCGCGATTCCAAGCGCTACAAGGTAACGATCTTCGGCGCCGAGCCCCGGGTCAATTACAACCGCATCATGCTTTCCCCGGTGCTTGCGGGCGAGAAAGCCTTTGACGACATCGTCATCAACAGCGCCGACTGGTACACGGACAACGCCATCACCCTGATCTCGGGCGATCCGGTGGTTTCGATCGATCGCGCCAAACAGACCGTCACCGCCCAATCGGGCCGCACCGAGCCTTATGACCGCCTGCTGATCGCCACCGGCTCCGATCCCTTTATCATCCCCGTGCCGGGCAAGGATCTGCCGGGCGTCGTCACCTTCCGCGACCTTGATGACGTGGACAAGATGCTGGCCGCTGCCGAAAAGGGCGGCCATGCGGTGGTGATCGGTGGCGGTCTGCTCGGGCTGGAGGCGGCCCATGGCCTCGCCCTGCGCGGCATGGATGTGACGGTGCTGCATCTGATGCCCACGCTGATGGAGCGCCAACTCGATGAGGCTGCGGGCTGGCTGCTCAAAAGCGAGCTGGAGCGCCGTGGCCAGACGATCCTGACCGGTGCCGACACCGCCGCGATCCTCGAAAAGGATGGCCATGTTGCGGGCGTCCGCCTGAAGGACGGCAAGGACATCCCCGCCGACATCGTGGTGATGGCCGTCGGCATCCGCCCTTCGACCGGTTTGGCCAGACTGGCCGGGCTGGAGGTGGAGCGCGGCATTCTGGTCGATGACCATATGCTCACCAGCGATCCGGCGATCATGGCTGTGGGCGAATGCGTGCAGCATCGCGGCCAATGCTACGGCCTTGTCGCGCCGCTTTGGGAGATGTGCCGTAGTCTTGCCGATGCTGCCACCGGTGCGCCCAGCGGTTACGAAGGTTCGGTCACCTCCACCAAGCTCAAGGTTTCCGGGATCGATCTGTTCTCGGCGGGTGATTTCAGCGGCGGCGAGGACTGCGAGGATATCGTGATGCGCGATGCCTCACGCGGGCTCTACAAGCGGGTGATCGTCAAGGAGAACAGGCTGGTCGGCGCGGTGCTGTATGGCGATACCGCCGACGGCAACTGGTACTTCGACCTGCTCAAGCGCGGCGAGGATGTGTCCGACATCCGCGAGGCGCTGATCTTCGGCCAGGCCTTCGCGATGGGCGGCGGCGCATCCAACGATCCGCATGCAGCTGTGGCGGCGCTCTCCGACGATGCCGAGATCTGCGGCTGCAACGGTGTCACCAAGGGCATGGTGGTCTCCACCATCAACGGCGGGGCCTGCTCGCTCGATGCGGTGCGCAGCCAGTGCAAGGCCTCGGCCTCCTGTGGCAGCTGCACCGGGCTGGTGGAAGGCCTGCTGGCCATCGCGCTGGGCGATGAGGTGAAGGCGGGCCCCAAGACGCTCTGCAAATGCACCAAGTTCAGCCATGACGATGTGCGCCGCCTGATCCTCGAAAAGGAGCTGAAGGCCATCCCGCAGGTCATGCAGGAACTGCACTGGACCACGCCTGATGGCTGCGCCTCCTGCCGCCCCGCGCTCAACTATTATCTGCTGTGCGCCTGGCCGGGCGTCTATGTCGACGATCAGCGCAGCCGCTTCGTCAATGAGCGCATGCATGCCAACATCCAGAAGGACGGCACCTATTCGGTCGTCCCGCGCATGTGGGGCGGGGTGACCACCCCCAACGAATTGCGCGCCATCGCCGACGCCGCCGACAAATATGGCGCCCGCATGGTGAAGGTGACGGGCGGCCAGCGCCTCGATCTCTTCGGCATCAGCAAGGAGGATCTGCCCGACATCTGGGCCGATCTGAACGCTGCCGGGATGGTTTCGGGCCATGCCTATGGCAAATCGCTGCGCACGGTGAAGACCTGCGTTGGCTCGGAATGGTGCCGCTTCGGCACGCAGGATTCCACCGGTCTGGGCATCAAGACCGAGCAGATGACATGGGGCAGCTGGATGCCTCACAAGTTCAAGATCGCCGTCAGCGGCTGCCCGCGCAACTGCGCCGAGGCGACGATCAAGGACTTCGGCGTAATCTGCGTGGACAGCGGCTATGAGCTGCATGTCGGCGGCAATGGCGGCATCCATCTGCGCGGCACCGATCTGCTGTGCAAGGTGGCCACCGAGCAGGAGGCGCTGGATGTCTGCGCCGCCTTCATCCAGCTCTACCGCGAGCAGGCCTGGTATCTGGAGCGCACTGCGCCCTGGATCGAGCGCGTCGGCCTCGATCATGTGAAGGCCGGGCTTTTCGATGATCCCGAGGCGGTGCAGCACCTCGCCGCCCGCTTCCGCTACTCGCAGAGCTTTATGCAGGACGACCCATGGGCCCGCCGCGCCAAGGGCGAGGATGCCGAATTGCACCAGCATCTGGCGGAGTTCCGTCCCTTTCCCACAATGATCAAGGAGGCAGCGGAATGA
- the nirD gene encoding nitrite reductase small subunit NirD — MIGDWLDIGPVTQISPGNARTLPVQGGEEIAIFHTMGGEFFALVNKCPHKHGPLSQGIVHGTVVTCPLHSWNISLKTGHALGDDKGCVPTVPLKVDAGRLYLLREAVIGAMAPERAA; from the coding sequence ATGATCGGTGATTGGCTCGATATCGGTCCGGTGACGCAAATCAGCCCCGGCAATGCCCGCACCTTGCCAGTGCAGGGCGGCGAGGAGATCGCCATCTTCCACACGATGGGTGGCGAGTTCTTCGCGCTGGTCAACAAATGCCCGCACAAGCATGGGCCGCTTTCGCAAGGCATCGTCCATGGCACGGTGGTGACCTGCCCGCTGCACAGCTGGAACATCAGCCTCAAGACCGGCCATGCGCTGGGTGACGACAAGGGCTGCGTGCCGACGGTGCCGCTGAAGGTCGATGCCGGGCGCCTCTATCTGCTGCGCGAGGCGGTGATCGGCGCCATGGCGCCCGAGCGCGCCGCCTGA
- the cobA gene encoding uroporphyrinogen-III C-methyltransferase has translation MNDDFPAGMVWLVGAGPGDAELLTRKAERLIRAADVIFYDALVGAGVLALARAETRLVGVGKRSGRHSKAQESINDLLLEAAQQGLKVVRLKGGDPSIFGRSAEEMDHLAAHGVPLRVCPGVTTASAASASGQASLTLRGAARGITFVTAHLKAGEPLKLDWEALARPHATLGIYMGRAAAGEIARQLIAAGRDPETPVMVAVNVSRPDERLIRGKLSALSFLVATISDDDPTLLLIGEAVAPRGQGRFVSVEEVLKAER, from the coding sequence ATGAATGATGACTTTCCCGCCGGCATGGTCTGGCTGGTCGGCGCGGGGCCGGGCGATGCCGAACTGCTCACCCGCAAGGCCGAAAGGCTGATCCGCGCCGCCGATGTGATCTTTTATGACGCTCTGGTCGGCGCGGGCGTGCTGGCGCTGGCCCGCGCGGAAACGCGGCTGGTCGGCGTCGGCAAGCGCTCGGGCCGCCACAGCAAGGCGCAGGAGAGCATCAACGATCTGCTGCTGGAAGCGGCGCAGCAGGGCCTGAAGGTGGTGCGGCTGAAAGGCGGCGACCCCTCGATCTTTGGCCGCAGTGCCGAGGAGATGGACCACCTTGCTGCCCATGGCGTGCCCTTGCGGGTTTGCCCCGGCGTCACCACGGCCAGCGCGGCCTCGGCGAGTGGGCAGGCTTCGCTCACCCTGCGCGGCGCGGCGCGGGGAATCACCTTTGTGACCGCCCATCTGAAGGCTGGCGAACCACTCAAGCTGGATTGGGAAGCTCTGGCCCGCCCGCATGCCACGCTGGGCATCTATATGGGCCGCGCGGCGGCGGGTGAGATTGCTCGCCAACTGATCGCCGCCGGGCGTGATCCCGAAACGCCAGTGATGGTGGCGGTCAATGTCTCGCGCCCGGATGAAAGGCTGATCCGGGGCAAGCTGTCGGCGCTGTCCTTCCTTGTCGCCACGATCAGCGATGATGATCCCACTCTGCTGCTGATCGGCGAGGCTGTGGCTCCGCGCGGGCAGGGTCGTTTCGTCAGCGTGGAAGAGGTCTTGAAGGCCGAGCGTTAA
- the mobA gene encoding molybdenum cofactor guanylyltransferase: protein MRALGAVLAGGRSSRFGSDKAQALLEGVSLLDHARAALAPFCEEVVVCGHPHPSARVLPDRPAPDMGPLGGLNAALHEAKAGGFEGVLVTGCDMPSFPPALAHALIGEGAAVLEGQPLAAWWPAHLAEALDKHLAETSKHSIYGWIERVKPRIVTMPDLVLPNINRPGDLDALVNARPSRPLPR, encoded by the coding sequence ATGCGCGCGCTAGGGGCGGTGCTGGCGGGCGGGCGCTCATCCCGTTTCGGCAGCGACAAGGCACAGGCGCTGCTGGAGGGCGTAAGCCTGCTCGACCATGCGCGGGCCGCTCTGGCGCCCTTTTGCGAAGAGGTTGTGGTCTGCGGCCATCCCCATCCCAGCGCCCGCGTGCTGCCAGACCGCCCCGCGCCCGACATGGGCCCTCTGGGCGGGCTGAACGCCGCGCTGCATGAGGCCAAAGCTGGCGGTTTCGAGGGCGTGCTGGTCACCGGCTGCGATATGCCCAGCTTTCCGCCCGCTCTGGCCCATGCGCTGATCGGTGAAGGCGCGGCGGTGCTGGAGGGCCAGCCATTGGCCGCATGGTGGCCTGCGCATCTGGCCGAAGCGCTGGACAAGCATCTGGCCGAAACCAGCAAACATTCGATCTATGGCTGGATCGAGCGGGTGAAGCCCCGGATCGTCACCATGCCCGATCTGGTGCTGCCCAACATCAACCGGCCCGGCGATCTGGATGCGCTGGTTAACGCTCGGCCTTCAAGACCTCTTCCACGCTGA
- a CDS encoding lytic transglycosylase domain-containing protein has product MSTPSFAPAPVMASPSPRAKAARLRRQIAALSLTVLVCMAAPAQCQDGSEWDRARAQLLSTAPGSIGPAISRWRQLVGTDSAGFDAYASFLLAWPGLPDETRMRMNAEKSLALYPVDAGRLVAFFDRFPPLTNPARAQYALALAQVGRPEAAQVARAAWRGGTMADTAESAIQQRWGSSFTQDDQNARLDAVLWDGNRSQAQRVLPYASAALQSVAQARLAIQSANGGSDAPNGSVQPSDDAAAMEAATRAANPGLFTTPVPTSSYAPPPPPPAPVVPPPSAEMLSDPGYLVDRARMLFRQSRSYEAASMYAQRPTPIRPALDARRWVQSNLMAARAADPRTAINVALNAQNGFAPGTDISRQAFGVRDDYTSLMWLGASQAMWTQNDYMSASTLFARYAGAARTPQTRAKGYYWAGRALEKAGQSAQARNYFQSASAFADEYHGMLSLERLGLPLPPLSDPRHPTPDARARAAFAARPIAQAARELARDTDWTTAIKFFRELADQARTEQDFVLLEDFAHSIGRRDLGVIGGQAAENLDIPGFRAMAFPLMPVPAGANWTIDHAITRQESQFSQYAISRTGARGLMQLMPATAADQARKLGIAYSPSTLSSDPQANLQLGDAYFARVLAGFNGSYPLAIAAYNAGGGNVRKWIAARGDPRGGSTDNWVDWIEKIPFSETRGYVQHVLENAVVYEAMNPSRAKISRGSTPLSHFIKVPAPMPVTALPPAPVDSAPADGFVSQPVVQQIPPGAN; this is encoded by the coding sequence ATGTCCACCCCTTCCTTCGCCCCCGCTCCTGTCATGGCTTCCCCCTCTCCGCGCGCGAAGGCAGCACGCCTGCGCCGCCAGATTGCCGCGCTTTCGCTGACCGTGCTGGTCTGCATGGCCGCCCCCGCGCAGTGTCAGGACGGGTCCGAATGGGACCGTGCCCGCGCCCAGTTGCTCAGCACCGCGCCGGGCAGCATCGGCCCGGCGATCAGCCGCTGGCGCCAGCTGGTCGGCACCGACTCGGCGGGCTTTGATGCCTATGCCAGCTTCCTGCTGGCATGGCCCGGTCTGCCCGATGAAACCCGCATGCGGATGAATGCGGAAAAGTCGCTCGCGCTCTATCCGGTGGATGCCGGGCGCCTTGTCGCCTTCTTCGACCGCTTCCCGCCACTGACCAACCCGGCCCGCGCGCAATATGCTCTGGCATTGGCGCAGGTCGGCCGCCCCGAGGCCGCGCAGGTCGCCCGCGCGGCGTGGCGCGGCGGCACCATGGCCGACACGGCGGAAAGCGCAATCCAGCAGCGCTGGGGCAGCAGCTTCACGCAGGACGATCAGAACGCCCGCCTCGACGCCGTGCTGTGGGACGGCAACCGCTCTCAAGCCCAGCGCGTGCTGCCCTATGCCAGCGCGGCGCTGCAATCCGTGGCTCAGGCGCGCCTTGCCATCCAGAGCGCCAATGGCGGCAGCGACGCACCCAATGGCAGCGTTCAGCCCTCCGACGATGCCGCCGCGATGGAGGCCGCGACCCGCGCTGCCAACCCCGGACTGTTCACCACGCCGGTGCCGACATCCTCCTACGCCCCGCCGCCTCCGCCGCCCGCCCCTGTCGTGCCGCCGCCCAGCGCCGAGATGCTGTCTGACCCCGGCTATCTGGTCGACCGCGCCCGCATGCTCTTCCGCCAGAGCCGCAGCTATGAAGCCGCCAGCATGTATGCGCAGCGCCCCACGCCGATACGGCCCGCGCTGGACGCCCGCCGCTGGGTGCAGTCCAACCTGATGGCCGCCCGCGCCGCCGATCCGCGCACGGCGATCAATGTCGCGCTGAATGCCCAGAACGGCTTTGCTCCGGGCACCGATATCTCGCGTCAGGCCTTTGGCGTGCGTGACGATTACACCTCGCTGATGTGGCTGGGTGCCTCTCAGGCGATGTGGACTCAAAATGATTACATGTCGGCCTCGACACTCTTCGCCCGCTATGCTGGAGCCGCACGCACGCCCCAGACGCGCGCCAAAGGCTATTATTGGGCCGGTCGCGCGCTGGAAAAGGCCGGGCAATCGGCTCAGGCGCGCAACTATTTCCAGTCCGCCTCGGCCTTTGCCGATGAGTATCACGGCATGCTCTCGCTCGAACGCCTCGGCCTGCCCCTGCCGCCGCTGAGCGATCCGCGCCACCCGACGCCCGACGCCCGCGCCCGCGCCGCCTTTGCCGCGCGCCCCATCGCTCAGGCCGCGCGCGAACTGGCCCGCGACACCGACTGGACGACGGCCATCAAATTCTTCCGCGAACTGGCCGACCAGGCCAGGACCGAACAGGATTTCGTGCTGCTGGAGGATTTCGCCCACAGCATCGGCCGCCGCGATCTGGGCGTGATCGGCGGCCAAGCAGCGGAGAACCTCGATATTCCGGGCTTCCGCGCCATGGCCTTCCCGCTGATGCCGGTGCCCGCCGGGGCCAACTGGACCATCGACCATGCCATCACGCGGCAGGAAAGCCAGTTCAGCCAATATGCCATCAGCCGCACCGGCGCGCGGGGCCTGATGCAGCTGATGCCCGCCACTGCCGCCGATCAGGCACGCAAGCTGGGCATCGCCTACAGCCCCTCGACGCTCAGCAGCGATCCGCAGGCCAATCTGCAGCTGGGCGATGCCTATTTCGCCCGCGTGCTGGCGGGCTTCAACGGCTCCTATCCGCTGGCGATCGCCGCCTACAATGCGGGCGGCGGCAATGTGCGCAAATGGATCGCGGCGCGCGGCGATCCGCGCGGCGGCTCGACCGACAATTGGGTCGACTGGATCGAGAAAATCCCCTTCAGCGAGACGCGCGGTTACGTCCAGCATGTGCTGGAAAACGCCGTGGTCTATGAGGCGATGAACCCGTCCCGCGCCAAGATCAGCCGGGGCAGCACGCCGCTCAGCCACTTTATCAAGGTGCCCGCGCCCATGCCCGTCACCGCCCTGCCTCCGGCCCCGGTGGACAGCGCGCCCGCCGATGGCTTTGTCTCGCAGCCGGTGGTGCAGCAGATTCCGCCGGGCGCCAACTGA
- the dapA gene encoding 4-hydroxy-tetrahydrodipicolinate synthase, which produces MFSGSIPALVTPFSDGAFDEAAFRRLVDWQIENGSSALVPCGTTGENSTLSNAEHHRVIELCVEQAAGRVPVIAGCGSNDTQNALLHMNFSKKSGASAALLVAPYYNRPSQAGLIAHFSYLAEHNDLPIVLYNVPARTVTDIKPETVIELARRYPEKIVAIKDASGDLSRVTDHRMGIGKDFCQLSGDDELALPFFAAGGVGCISVTANVAPALCAQFQAACAAGDLAEARRLNDILYPLHYAMFEDASPGPVKYALSRVHPWFKEELRLPLVEASAEAKKAVDEALEHAGLI; this is translated from the coding sequence ATGTTCTCCGGTTCCATTCCCGCTCTGGTGACGCCTTTCAGCGACGGAGCGTTTGACGAGGCCGCCTTTCGCCGCCTTGTGGACTGGCAGATCGAGAACGGTTCGTCGGCCCTCGTTCCATGCGGCACCACGGGGGAAAATTCCACCCTTTCCAACGCTGAGCACCATCGGGTCATCGAACTCTGCGTGGAGCAGGCGGCGGGCCGGGTTCCGGTGATCGCGGGCTGCGGTTCCAACGACACGCAGAATGCGCTTCTCCACATGAATTTTTCCAAGAAGAGCGGGGCCAGTGCCGCCCTTCTGGTCGCGCCTTATTACAATCGTCCGAGCCAGGCGGGTCTGATCGCGCATTTTTCCTATCTGGCCGAGCATAACGACCTGCCGATCGTGCTTTACAATGTGCCCGCGCGCACGGTGACGGACATCAAGCCGGAGACGGTGATCGAGCTGGCGCGCCGCTATCCCGAGAAGATCGTGGCGATCAAGGATGCCAGCGGCGATCTTAGCCGCGTGACGGACCACCGCATGGGCATCGGCAAGGACTTCTGCCAGCTTTCGGGCGATGATGAGCTGGCGCTGCCTTTCTTCGCGGCGGGCGGCGTGGGCTGCATCTCGGTGACGGCCAATGTGGCGCCCGCTTTGTGCGCTCAGTTCCAGGCGGCTTGCGCCGCTGGCGATCTGGCCGAGGCGCGCCGGTTGAACGACATTCTCTATCCGCTGCATTATGCGATGTTCGAGGATGCCTCGCCGGGTCCGGTGAAGTATGCGCTGTCGCGCGTGCATCCCTGGTTCAAGGAAGAGCTGCGCCTGCCGCTGGTGGAAGCCAGCGCCGAGGCGAAGAAGGCCGTGGATGAGGCACTGGAACACGCCGGCCTGATCTGA
- a CDS encoding outer membrane protein assembly factor BamD produces MRALALAGCAMAVALTAGCAGKGGKAKDTAYVARDVDSLYLAAKKKLDDGDAKVAGALFDEVERQHPYSPWARRAQLMSAFSYYSGKDYTKAIQAAQRFLSIHPGNKDAGYAYYLIALCYYEQIQDVTRDQKITLQALSAMNDVVRRYPDTRYAVDARLKIDLINDHLAGKEMDIGRFYERAGRWLAADIRFRNVVDHYGNTSHASEALFRLVESNLSIGLPDEAQKYAAVLGANYPGSEWYEKAYALMNKYDPGLKVS; encoded by the coding sequence ATGCGGGCGCTTGCTCTGGCCGGTTGTGCCATGGCGGTTGCTCTGACGGCGGGTTGTGCCGGGAAGGGCGGCAAGGCGAAGGACACCGCCTATGTCGCGCGCGATGTCGATTCGCTCTATCTGGCGGCCAAGAAGAAGCTGGATGATGGCGACGCCAAGGTGGCGGGCGCGCTGTTCGACGAGGTCGAGCGTCAGCACCCCTATTCGCCCTGGGCCCGCCGCGCGCAGCTGATGAGCGCCTTCTCCTATTACAGCGGCAAGGACTACACCAAGGCGATCCAGGCCGCTCAGCGCTTTCTCTCGATCCATCCGGGCAACAAGGATGCGGGCTACGCCTATTATCTGATCGCCCTGTGCTATTACGAGCAGATCCAGGACGTGACGCGCGACCAGAAGATCACGCTTCAGGCGCTGAGCGCCATGAACGATGTGGTGCGCCGCTATCCTGACACGCGCTATGCTGTGGACGCCCGCCTGAAGATCGACCTGATCAACGACCACCTTGCGGGCAAGGAAATGGACATCGGCCGTTTCTATGAGCGTGCCGGTCGCTGGCTGGCCGCCGATATCCGCTTCCGCAATGTGGTGGATCACTATGGCAACACCAGCCATGCTTCCGAGGCGCTGTTCCGTCTGGTGGAGAGCAATCTCTCGATCGGCCTGCCCGATGAGGCGCAGAAGTATGCCGCCGTGCTGGGCGCCAACTATCCGGGCAGCGAGTGGTATGAAAAGGCCTATGCGCTGATGAACAAGTATGATCCGGGCCTGAAGGTCAGCTAA
- a CDS encoding RrF2 family transcriptional regulator: MLSQKTRYTIRALQHLADRYRQGPIRLDDIAQTQNIPRKFLTVILSEMVREGVVISHRGREGGYELALPPCDVRYGDIIRLTRGSLALVPCASRYAHEHCTNCLPEAECRLRGVMLALRDEMAAMLDRLTLADPIEVEAPFEQSPDLPRPSRVNKGLR, encoded by the coding sequence ATGCTCTCGCAAAAAACCCGCTATACGATCCGTGCGCTCCAGCATCTGGCTGATCGCTATCGTCAAGGGCCGATCCGGCTCGACGATATCGCGCAGACCCAGAACATTCCGCGCAAATTCCTCACCGTCATTCTTTCGGAGATGGTGCGTGAGGGGGTGGTGATCTCGCATCGCGGGCGTGAGGGTGGTTATGAGCTGGCTCTGCCGCCCTGCGATGTGCGCTATGGCGACATCATCCGCCTGACGCGCGGCTCGCTGGCGCTGGTGCCCTGCGCCAGCCGCTATGCCCATGAACATTGCACCAACTGCCTGCCCGAAGCTGAATGCCGGCTGCGCGGGGTGATGCTGGCGCTGCGCGACGAAATGGCCGCCATGCTCGACCGGCTGACGCTGGCCGACCCCATCGAGGTGGAGGCGCCCTTCGAGCAATCGCCTGATCTGCCGCGCCCCTCGCGCGTCAATAAGGGGTTGCGCTGA
- the recN gene encoding DNA repair protein RecN, producing the protein MLTTLSIRNIVLIEALDLDFHAGLGVLTGETGAGKSILLDALGLVLGARADLGLIRAGESLASVVASFDGAHLAQGLTSTLSEAGVEIEPGEPLILRRQLKQDGGSRAYINDSPVSVALLREIAPFLVEIHGQHDDRGLVNPRGHRALLDRYVGHGAGVDAGAVETAWRRWRKAEDALATARARLAKASEDRDLLLAHVAELATLAPVEGEEDELAAARADMQKGERLSGDLAELSHLFTGSDSALAQLRAASRRLDRIAGEHELLGEALEALDRAMIEAGEAEERIERAVEALAHDPMALDRIETRLFDLRAAARKHACAVDDLPGKMRDMREELEAIEAGEEGLAALEKAAHEGGLEYRALAEALSVARVEAAAKLDVAVKGELAPLKLDAARFRTAVLRLPEERWGSGGVDAVEFMIATNPGADFAPLAKIASGGELSRFILALKVALAEEGGAATVIFDEIDRGVGGAVAQAIGERLARLAGGQGGGQLLAVTHSPQVAARGGQHYFIAKSSDGTVTRTGVQQLDEDGRRHEIARMLSGAEITPEARAQAERLLEGV; encoded by the coding sequence ATGCTGACGACCCTATCCATCCGCAACATCGTGCTGATCGAGGCGCTTGACCTCGATTTCCACGCTGGCCTGGGCGTGCTGACCGGTGAGACCGGGGCGGGCAAATCGATCCTGCTCGATGCGCTGGGGCTGGTGCTGGGCGCGCGCGCCGATCTGGGCCTGATCCGCGCGGGCGAAAGCTTGGCCAGCGTGGTCGCCAGCTTCGATGGCGCGCATCTGGCGCAGGGCCTGACCTCCACGCTGAGCGAGGCCGGGGTGGAGATCGAGCCCGGCGAGCCGCTGATCTTGCGCCGCCAGTTGAAACAGGATGGCGGATCGCGCGCCTATATCAACGATTCCCCGGTGAGCGTGGCGCTGCTGCGTGAGATCGCGCCTTTCCTCGTGGAAATCCACGGCCAGCACGATGATCGCGGTCTGGTCAATCCGCGTGGGCACCGCGCCCTGCTGGACCGCTATGTCGGCCATGGCGCCGGGGTGGATGCCGGAGCGGTGGAAACCGCGTGGCGCCGCTGGCGCAAGGCAGAGGATGCGCTGGCCACCGCCCGCGCCAGGCTTGCCAAGGCTTCGGAAGATCGCGATCTGCTGCTGGCCCATGTCGCTGAACTGGCGACGCTGGCTCCCGTCGAGGGCGAGGAGGATGAACTCGCCGCTGCCCGCGCCGATATGCAGAAGGGCGAGCGCCTGTCGGGCGATCTGGCCGAATTGTCGCACCTCTTCACCGGCTCGGACAGCGCTTTGGCGCAGCTGCGTGCTGCCTCCCGCCGCCTCGACCGCATCGCTGGCGAACATGAGTTGCTGGGCGAGGCCCTGGAAGCGCTCGACCGCGCCATGATCGAGGCGGGCGAGGCCGAGGAACGCATCGAACGCGCGGTGGAAGCGCTGGCCCATGATCCCATGGCCCTCGACCGCATCGAAACCCGCCTCTTCGACCTGCGCGCCGCCGCCCGCAAGCACGCCTGCGCGGTGGATGACCTGCCCGGCAAGATGCGCGACATGCGTGAGGAACTCGAAGCCATCGAGGCGGGCGAGGAAGGCCTCGCCGCGCTGGAAAAGGCCGCTCACGAAGGCGGTCTGGAATATCGCGCGCTGGCTGAAGCGCTGAGTGTCGCCCGCGTGGAAGCTGCCGCGAAACTGGATGTGGCGGTAAAGGGCGAACTGGCTCCGCTGAAGCTGGATGCTGCCCGTTTCCGCACCGCCGTCCTACGCCTGCCCGAGGAACGCTGGGGTTCTGGCGGCGTCGATGCGGTGGAGTTCATGATCGCCACCAATCCCGGCGCTGATTTCGCGCCGCTGGCCAAGATCGCCTCGGGCGGTGAGCTGTCGCGCTTTATCCTCGCTCTGAAGGTTGCGCTGGCCGAGGAAGGCGGCGCGGCCACGGTCATTTTCGACGAAATCGACCGCGGTGTCGGCGGCGCAGTGGCTCAGGCCATTGGCGAGCGTCTGGCGCGTCTGGCCGGCGGGCAGGGCGGGGGGCAGTTGCTCGCCGTTACGCATAGTCCGCAGGTGGCTGCGCGGGGGGGGCAGCACTATTTTATCGCCAAATCCAGCGATGGAACTGTCACGCGCACCGGCGTCCAGCAGCTGGATGAGGATGGGCGGCGGCATGAGATCGCACGTATGCTATCCGGCGCGGAGATTACGCCGGAGGCAAGGGCTCAGGCGGAGAGGTTGCTGGAAGGGGTTTAA